From the Chitinivibrionia bacterium genome, the window CCAAAAAACATTGCGATTCTGTTGGATACAAACGAAGATTGCCTTACATACAAAAACGCCTTGGTCAAAAAAGGCGTTTATGCAATAGTTAAAGGCGGTTCGGTTTTTGAAAGCGGCGCGGCAAAATTTTTGAGGATTTTGTTAAACACGATTTGCGGCAACAATAATATAAGGTATATAAGAGCTTTGCTTTTGCATAAATTTTGCGGGTTTGAGCCTTCCGATATACAAGGCAAAAAAGGGGACGAAATATTCAACGAATGGGCGAGCGAAATTTTTGAGGCAAAAGCAAAATGGGAAAAATTCGGAGTTATGAGCGCCGTAGATTTTTTTATGGAAAACAGAAAATTGTGGGGAAATATTGCCGCGCAAATCACAGGAGAGCGCGAAATTACAAATATTCGCCAAATATTGGAAATTTTGAATGAAGAAGAAATTAAATTCGGAAAAATTCCCGAAAAAATAAACAACCGTTTTGCCGCGCTTCTTAAAGAATATCAAAAAAACGAGGCAATCGAAGAAAAATTGGAAAGCGACGACGACGCTCTCAAAATTATGACAATTCATAAGTCAAAAGGCTTGGAATTTGACGTTGTTTTTGTTCCCGAAATAGGCAGAAGCCCAAGAAAACACGAGTTTCCGAGCGCTTACGAGTATAACGAAGGCAGTGAAAAAAACATAGCGTTTTTCGCGGAAGACAAAGACAATATTATGGGAACTTTGAGCAATAAAGAGGAAAATGAGGAGACCGCCCGCCTTTTGTACGTTGCCTTAACAAGAGCAAAATATAGGCTGTATCTGTGTTTTAGTCCGCCCAAAAGAACTAAAGACAGGGTTATTTCAAAGCAAATAGGCGCGTCGTCTGTTTGCCGAGAGATTTTTGACGGTTTTTCGTGGCAAAGCGATAATGTTAAAATCGAGGATTTGGAAAATGTCCTCGAAGAAATGGGCGAATTTTACAATAAAAAAAATACAAAAATAGAGAATTTTGAAAGAAAATCGGAAAAATTTGACAAAATAAAAGATAGGGCAAAACCGACTTGGACGAGAACAAGTTTTTCTAAAATTACAAAAAATTTATCGCCTATAGAATATCGCTCCGACCCCAAAAACGAAAAGCCGAAAATTCCCGCGGGAGCAAGAATGGGAACGCTTTTGCACGATATTTTTGAAAATATTGATTTTAAGGCGAAGAACGACGAAATCCAAAAAACCGTAAAAGAAAAACTGGGGGATTTCCCCGAATTTGAAGAAAAAGACGGCAACGAAAACGAAAATATTGCAGAAGTTAAAGCTTGGGTAAGCGCGGCTTTGGATAAAACCTTACCGCATAGCGCCGCAGGAAAATTAAAGGATGTGGAACACAAAATCGCAGAGCTTAGTTTTCTTATGGATTGCCAAAAAATCGACCTAAAAAAAATACAGGAAGAGATTGCGAAAGGAAAAATCAATTTCGTCGTTCCAAGAGAGCTGCCCGACAAATATATCAGCGGCGCAATCGACCTGATTTTCTTGGGCGCGGACGGCAAATATTACATCCTCGACTGGAAATCGAACGCTATGAACGGCGACTTTTCCGAGGAAAACGTGAACGCCGAAATGTTGAGCCACGGCTATCATTTGCAGTATTACATTTACGCAGTCGCACTAAAAAGATGGCTCGAAAAAACAAAATCGGACTTCGATTTCGCTCAAAATTTCGGCGGCGTTTATTATATTTTCATAAGAGGCGTGAACGAAAAAAACGCCGACGGAATTTATTTCGCCGACGGAAAAAAAATCGCAAACTCCATAGATTTGCTTGATAAATCGTTAAAAGGAGAGGTATAAATGAATAATCTCAGAGAATTTTTGCTCGAATACTTAAAAAAGCAATATAACGTATCCGAAACCGTAAAAAAATACGCCGAAAAAGTATTGGAACAGCTCGAAAAAGGCAGTATATGCTTTGAACTGAGCGCCGCAGAAAAAGAAGAGTTGGAAAAAGAGAAATCGGAAGCAATCGGCGCGCAAAATCAAGTCCGCCCTTTAATTTTAGACGGAGAAAGATTGTATATTCAGCGGTATTTCGAGTATCAAAAAAGGATATTGGACAAAATTAAAATCTTGCTCGAAAACAAAAAATTGCACGTAATAACAGGCGGTCCGGGAACGGGAAAAACAACGTCTTTGGCAAATATTCTCAAAGACAGATTAAACGAAAAAATACTTTTAGCCGCCCCAACGGGAAAAGCCGCGCTGAGAATGAAAGAAAGTTTGGCTTTACAAGGCATAGAAGCGCAAGCAAAAACATTGCACCGACTTCTCGGCTATATTCCGCTGTCGGTAAATTTCAGTCATACAAAAGAAAATCCGCTTGAAGCCGACATAATCGCAATAGACGAATGTTCGATGATAGATTTGCAGATGATGGCGAAATTGCTGGAGGCAGTCGGCGATACTTGCGATTTGTATTTGCTTGGCGATAAAAATCAATTGGCTTCCGTAGAAGCAGGCTCGGTTTTTGCCGATATTTGCGGAAAACTTGAGCGGGAATACAGCGACGAAATACCTAATGGCAAGTTTGAAACCTGCCCTTACGAAGAAAAAACGAAGAATTACAGAGCCCAAAACGCTTTGGGGATTGCCGATTTAAGCAAGCAAATATTGAGCGGCGAAGTAAAAGATTTTGGCAATGAAAACGTCGAATTTTTAGAAAAATTAGACCTTAACAACGATTGGTATAACGACTTGTTTAACGCCAAAGACGAAAAAACCGCATTAAATTTTTTGCGAACATTTCAGATTTTGTGCGCAACCAAAAGCGGTAGAAACGGTTGCGTTAAAATAAACGAAATATTATGCGGCTCGGCAAAGAAGAAAAACGCGAAATATATTCCTATAATAATTACGGAAAATGATTATCAACAAAATCTTTTTAACGGAGACGTCGGCATTAAGGATGAAAAAAGTAATTTGGCGTATTTTGAAAACAAAGAGGGCGCAATTCCCGCCCTGACTTTACCAAAACACGAGCCCGCCTTTGCCATAACAATACACAAATCGCAAGGCTCGGAATACGATAA encodes:
- a CDS encoding UvrD-helicase domain-containing protein: MNLFNVRELPLNKKVLIEASAGTGKTYNIGLIVLRLLLEKNLTIEKIVLITFTEAATAELKKNTAERIKKAYKIWKEDGGDGDKEKDLIEIVKSAKFTKDGEIQKNAQEKEVNLLDALTRIDEMPVFTIHGFCNKLLSEFPYETKNFEKRELITDTNSIRNRIVADFWRENIQDLDVDIELSPRNLLNVVNLILKHPHAKIDGEEYEQSLTEYKNADEKDKKNAARKLKYAIAKNLAKEASQRAEAEKKKMKIMDYDDMIKDCEKAVINDMANGKKLQNAIRNRYEAIFVDEFQDTDKMQFRIFDYLFEDKPFFMIGDPKQAIYRFRGGDIVAYKNAKDCAGEENRFSMNINFRTEQTLLEGLRQFFAYRNCFDKEIFRSKMGEDIDYTEVRCGKTELNPLQEIDEKRPPFVIWKGGDNENKPVFEQKAQKAVVSEVCRLLSTGKFEPKNIAILLDTNEDCLTYKNALVKKGVYAIVKGGSVFESGAAKFLRILLNTICGNNNIRYIRALLLHKFCGFEPSDIQGKKGDEIFNEWASEIFEAKAKWEKFGVMSAVDFFMENRKLWGNIAAQITGEREITNIRQILEILNEEEIKFGKIPEKINNRFAALLKEYQKNEAIEEKLESDDDALKIMTIHKSKGLEFDVVFVPEIGRSPRKHEFPSAYEYNEGSEKNIAFFAEDKDNIMGTLSNKEENEETARLLYVALTRAKYRLYLCFSPPKRTKDRVISKQIGASSVCREIFDGFSWQSDNVKIEDLENVLEEMGEFYNKKNTKIENFERKSEKFDKIKDRAKPTWTRTSFSKITKNLSPIEYRSDPKNEKPKIPAGARMGTLLHDIFENIDFKAKNDEIQKTVKEKLGDFPEFEEKDGNENENIAEVKAWVSAALDKTLPHSAAGKLKDVEHKIAELSFLMDCQKIDLKKIQEEIAKGKINFVVPRELPDKYISGAIDLIFLGADGKYYILDWKSNAMNGDFSEENVNAEMLSHGYHLQYYIYAVALKRWLEKTKSDFDFAQNFGGVYYIFIRGVNEKNADGIYFADGKKIANSIDLLDKSLKGEV
- the recD gene encoding exodeoxyribonuclease V subunit alpha; translated protein: MNNLREFLLEYLKKQYNVSETVKKYAEKVLEQLEKGSICFELSAAEKEELEKEKSEAIGAQNQVRPLILDGERLYIQRYFEYQKRILDKIKILLENKKLHVITGGPGTGKTTSLANILKDRLNEKILLAAPTGKAALRMKESLALQGIEAQAKTLHRLLGYIPLSVNFSHTKENPLEADIIAIDECSMIDLQMMAKLLEAVGDTCDLYLLGDKNQLASVEAGSVFADICGKLEREYSDEIPNGKFETCPYEEKTKNYRAQNALGIADLSKQILSGEVKDFGNENVEFLEKLDLNNDWYNDLFNAKDEKTALNFLRTFQILCATKSGRNGCVKINEILCGSAKKKNAKYIPIIITENDYQQNLFNGDVGIKDEKSNLAYFENKEGAIPALTLPKHEPAFAITIHKSQGSEYDKVAVVYPDKKQEEELFTRELLYTAITRAKQKCLIFGNKETLVSSCGRRILRVSGIG